A window of Macrotis lagotis isolate mMagLag1 chromosome X, bilby.v1.9.chrom.fasta, whole genome shotgun sequence contains these coding sequences:
- the LOC141498371 gene encoding EF-hand calcium-binding domain-containing protein 11-like, producing the protein MLFGYKPSKMEADSVMASINSNTSGICLEEFVKLMEKKKAAHLYQNEIRQIFTAFDRQYRGFLTLENFKKAFQQVAPKLPERIVLEAFREVDQDSDGHVSFKDFEYAMNYGQNEA; encoded by the coding sequence ATGCTGTTTGGGTACAAACCTTCAAAGATGGAAGCAGATTCTGTGATGGCATCAATAAATTCAAACACTTCAGGTATATGCCTTGAAGAGTTTGTAAAACTTATGGAGAAAAAGAAGGCAGCCCACCTCTATCAGAATGAAATAAGACAGATCTTCACAGCTTTTGATAGGCAATATCGAGGATTCTTAACtttggaaaatttcaaaaaagcctTCCAACAGGTGGCTCCCAAGTTGCCAGAAAGGATTGTGCTTGAAGCCTTCAGGGAAGTAGATCAGGACTCAGATGGACATGTCAGCTTTAAAGACTTCGAATATGCAATGAACTACGGTCAAAATGAAGCATAA